In a genomic window of Barnesiella propionica:
- a CDS encoding T9SS type A sorting domain-containing protein → MKTKNPNHLFCIFILMLMLLYHQEAASISQNKIQYEYDAAGNRISRKYVISTFKKPPLQQFSDSVYTEQIPEEQHISIYPNPTKDILSVGISGVSEECTINLSLYDSQGALLQNITASPEESPIKINMASYLANWYILKVSIKEKNKFFKIIKQ, encoded by the coding sequence GTGAAAACAAAAAATCCGAATCACTTGTTTTGTATTTTTATACTTATGTTAATGTTGCTTTATCATCAAGAAGCGGCAAGTATATCTCAAAATAAGATCCAATATGAATATGATGCCGCGGGAAATCGTATCTCAAGAAAATATGTTATATCTACGTTCAAAAAACCTCCTCTGCAACAATTTTCAGATTCAGTATACACAGAACAAATACCGGAAGAACAGCATATCTCAATCTATCCAAATCCTACAAAAGACATATTATCTGTAGGGATTTCAGGGGTTAGTGAAGAATGTACGATAAATCTTTCTCTTTACGATTCACAAGGAGCATTATTACAAAACATCACCGCTAGCCCGGAGGAATCTCCGATAAAAATAAACATGGCATCATATCTGGCCAATTGGTATATACTAAAGGTCTCCATCAAAGAAAAGAATAAATTCTTCAAAATCATAAAACAATAA
- a CDS encoding Mrp/NBP35 family ATP-binding protein has translation MKLYPKLILDALSKVRYPGNGKNLVEAEMIDDNIRIDGNKVSFSIIFDKPNDPFMRSVVKAAETAIITYVSPEVEIKGNISVKAKQLNRPDPQNPLPEVKNIIAVSSGKGGVGKSTVASNLAVALSQQGYKVGLLDADIFGPSVPKMFGTEEERPYAENIGGRELIIPIEKYGVKILSIGFFVDKDSAVVWRGGMASNALKQLITDGAWGELDYFILDLPPGTSDIHLTLVQTLGITGAIVVSTPQEVALADARKGINMFTGEKINVPILGLVENMSWFTPAELPENRYYIFGKEGCKKLAEEMNVRLLGQIPIVQSIREGGDEGKPVALNPNSITGLAFADLARTVISAVNERNERKAPTQKVELG, from the coding sequence ATAAAATTATATCCCAAACTGATATTGGACGCCCTTTCCAAAGTTCGGTATCCTGGAAATGGAAAAAATCTGGTGGAAGCGGAAATGATAGATGACAATATCCGTATCGACGGCAATAAAGTAAGCTTTTCCATCATTTTCGACAAACCTAACGATCCGTTCATGCGTTCGGTAGTAAAAGCAGCCGAAACAGCAATTATAACATACGTAAGTCCTGAAGTAGAAATTAAAGGCAATATAAGTGTAAAAGCAAAACAACTAAACCGGCCTGATCCACAGAACCCTCTTCCCGAAGTTAAAAATATCATTGCCGTTTCATCGGGCAAAGGCGGCGTAGGAAAATCGACGGTAGCATCCAATCTGGCTGTTGCTCTGTCACAACAAGGTTACAAAGTAGGATTACTGGATGCCGATATTTTCGGGCCATCGGTGCCTAAAATGTTCGGCACTGAAGAAGAAAGGCCTTACGCCGAAAATATCGGCGGAAGAGAACTAATTATACCTATAGAAAAATATGGCGTAAAAATCTTGTCAATAGGCTTTTTCGTAGATAAAGACAGTGCAGTAGTATGGCGTGGAGGAATGGCTAGCAATGCATTAAAACAATTGATTACGGACGGGGCTTGGGGAGAACTGGATTACTTTATACTCGATCTTCCGCCGGGAACCAGCGATATTCATCTCACCCTGGTCCAGACTCTCGGTATCACTGGAGCCATAGTCGTAAGCACACCTCAGGAAGTAGCCCTGGCAGACGCCCGCAAAGGGATAAACATGTTCACCGGAGAAAAAATAAATGTCCCTATACTGGGACTCGTAGAGAACATGTCATGGTTCACCCCGGCAGAGTTGCCCGAGAACCGTTATTATATATTCGGGAAAGAAGGATGCAAGAAACTCGCAGAAGAAATGAATGTGCGTTTATTAGGCCAGATTCCTATCGTACAAAGCATCCGGGAAGGAGGAGACGAAGGAAAGCCTGTTGCTCTGAATCCAAATAGTATTACGGGATTAGCTTTTGCCGATCTTGCCCGAACAGTCATTAGCGCAGTAAACGAACGAAACGAAAGAAAAGCACCGACACAAAAAGTAGAACTAGGCTAA
- the trmB gene encoding tRNA (guanosine(46)-N7)-methyltransferase TrmB yields MGKNKLQKFSDMDSYPHVFQYPFGALQEKGFDMQGRWNELFFKNNNPIVLELGCGKGEYATGLARKYPDKNFIGIDIKGARMWTGAKEAIEEEITNVAFLRTHIELIDRFFSEGEISEIWITFPDPQMKKTRKRLTSTRFMELYRKILSPSGIIHLKSDSHFMYTYTCEMVKANNYPVLLQCEDLYNSGIDDDILSIKTFYEQQWLERGLSIKYIKFICEPRNTLIEPDTEIEYDSYRSFNRGKRSGKQSNKEK; encoded by the coding sequence ATGGGCAAAAATAAATTACAGAAATTCAGCGACATGGATTCATATCCTCACGTATTCCAATATCCTTTCGGAGCGTTGCAAGAAAAAGGATTCGATATGCAAGGACGATGGAATGAGTTATTTTTCAAAAACAACAACCCGATCGTTCTGGAATTAGGATGTGGAAAAGGAGAGTACGCAACCGGATTAGCGCGTAAATATCCTGATAAAAATTTCATCGGGATAGACATAAAAGGAGCACGCATGTGGACTGGAGCAAAGGAGGCAATAGAAGAAGAAATCACCAACGTAGCTTTTTTACGGACACATATTGAACTTATAGACCGATTTTTCAGTGAAGGAGAAATATCTGAAATATGGATCACATTCCCCGATCCGCAAATGAAAAAAACACGCAAGCGTCTCACCTCTACGCGTTTCATGGAGTTATACCGAAAGATACTCAGCCCTTCGGGTATCATACACCTCAAAAGCGACAGTCATTTTATGTACACATATACCTGCGAGATGGTAAAAGCCAATAACTACCCGGTACTCCTGCAATGCGAAGATCTGTACAATTCGGGAATAGACGACGATATACTGAGTATTAAAACTTTTTACGAACAACAATGGTTGGAAAGGGGTTTATCTATCAAGTATATCAAGTTTATTTGTGAACCACGTAATACATTGATTGAACCGGATACAGAGATAGAATATGACAGCTACAGAAGCTTCAACCGAGGGAAACGCAGTGGCAAGCAAAGTAATAAAGAAAAATGA
- a CDS encoding XRE family transcriptional regulator has product MKNEDIIQRIKLLIQEKGLSQAEFSKQIRIDASNFSKHMSGKLPVNDSLLNKIVVNMGISKEWLVSGLGPQSYAESMNLIKTLSVAPDAIHNSQQQGAKVYDIDVTAGPLSRERMFSSDYVIGSIDIPYVRPDSHIVKVSGDSMKPVLCDGDYIAIREIKNTGIIFWGHIYVILLDDYRMVKYIRKHNDPKWIILRSENTEYDDIEIPKNEIRDLFIVENIIRIDSRM; this is encoded by the coding sequence ATGAAAAATGAAGATATCATTCAGAGAATAAAGCTATTAATACAGGAAAAAGGATTATCACAGGCGGAATTTTCGAAACAGATTCGCATAGATGCATCCAACTTTTCAAAACACATGAGCGGAAAGCTGCCTGTAAATGACTCACTTCTCAATAAGATAGTAGTAAACATGGGTATATCAAAGGAATGGCTCGTATCAGGACTTGGCCCCCAATCATATGCCGAAAGCATGAATCTTATAAAAACATTATCTGTCGCCCCCGATGCCATACACAACTCCCAACAACAAGGAGCCAAAGTATATGATATTGATGTGACAGCAGGCCCTCTATCGCGGGAACGAATGTTCTCCTCGGATTATGTTATTGGAAGTATAGATATACCCTATGTACGCCCGGACAGCCATATTGTAAAAGTTAGCGGTGACAGCATGAAACCTGTACTATGCGACGGAGATTATATTGCTATACGTGAAATCAAAAATACCGGTATCATTTTTTGGGGACACATATATGTTATTTTACTGGATGATTACAGGATGGTTAAGTATATCCGTAAACATAATGATCCCAAATGGATCATATTAAGGAGTGAAAATACAGAATATGATGATATAGAAATTCCAAAGAATGAAATACGGGACCTGTTTATCGTAGAAAATATCATACGCATCGACAGCCGCATGTAA
- the gap gene encoding type I glyceraldehyde-3-phosphate dehydrogenase, whose amino-acid sequence MIKVGINGFGRIGRFVFRAAQKRNDIQIVGINDLCPVDYLAYMLKYDTMHGQFDGTIEADVEKNLLIVNGNPIRITAERNPADLKWNEVGAEYVVESTGLFLSKDKAQAHIDAGAKYVVMSAPSKDDTPMFVCGVNENTYVKGTQFVSNASCTTNCLAPIAKVLNDKFGITDGLMTTVHSTTATQKTVDGPSMKDWRGGRAASGNIIPSSTGAAKAVGKVIPSLNGKLTGMSMRVPTLDVSVVDLTVNLAKPATYAEICAAMKEAAEGELKGILGYTEDAVVSSDFLGDPRTSIFDAKAGIALTDTFVKVVSWYDNEIGYSNKVLDLIAHMAKVNG is encoded by the coding sequence ATGATTAAAGTAGGTATCAATGGATTTGGCCGCATCGGACGTTTCGTTTTCCGTGCTGCTCAAAAAAGAAATGACATTCAAATTGTCGGTATTAACGACCTTTGCCCGGTTGACTACTTGGCATATATGTTGAAATATGACACTATGCACGGACAGTTCGACGGAACAATCGAAGCTGACGTTGAAAAGAATTTATTAATCGTAAACGGCAATCCTATCCGTATCACAGCAGAAAGAAATCCTGCTGATTTGAAATGGAACGAAGTTGGCGCTGAATATGTTGTTGAATCAACTGGTTTGTTCTTGAGCAAAGACAAAGCTCAGGCTCATATCGACGCCGGTGCAAAATATGTAGTTATGTCCGCTCCTTCTAAAGACGATACCCCTATGTTCGTTTGCGGTGTTAACGAAAATACATACGTTAAAGGCACACAATTCGTTTCTAACGCTTCTTGTACTACCAACTGTCTGGCTCCTATTGCAAAAGTATTGAACGACAAATTTGGTATCACAGACGGTTTGATGACAACGGTTCATTCAACTACTGCTACTCAAAAAACGGTTGACGGTCCTTCTATGAAAGACTGGAGAGGTGGCCGCGCTGCTTCAGGCAACATTATTCCTTCTTCTACAGGTGCAGCAAAAGCTGTAGGTAAAGTTATCCCTTCATTGAATGGTAAACTTACCGGTATGTCTATGCGCGTTCCTACTTTGGACGTTTCTGTTGTTGACTTGACTGTAAATTTGGCAAAACCTGCTACTTATGCAGAGATCTGCGCTGCCATGAAAGAAGCTGCTGAAGGCGAATTGAAAGGAATTCTGGGTTATACAGAAGATGCTGTTGTTTCTTCTGACTTCCTCGGCGATCCTCGTACTTCTATTTTTGACGCTAAAGCGGGTATCGCGTTAACCGACACATTTGTAAAAGTTGTTTCTTGGTATGACAATGAAATCGGTTACTCTAATAAAGTTCTCGATTTGATCGCTCACATGGCTAAAGTAAACGGATAA
- the mscL gene encoding large-conductance mechanosensitive channel protein MscL — MKSSFLSDFKAFAMRGNVIDMAVGVVIGAAFGKIVSSIVADIIMPPIGLLVGGVNFTDLKLVLKPAEMVDGVEKAAVTLNYGNFLQVSFDFLIIAFSIFLFVRLINKFLIKKEEPAPAPSAPVPSDEVKLLTEIRDLLKKDEKV; from the coding sequence ATGAAAAGTTCGTTCTTGTCCGATTTCAAAGCATTTGCCATGCGGGGCAATGTTATAGACATGGCTGTCGGTGTCGTTATAGGTGCGGCATTTGGCAAAATAGTGTCTTCTATCGTAGCTGATATTATTATGCCTCCGATTGGCTTATTGGTAGGCGGGGTAAATTTTACCGATCTTAAGTTGGTATTAAAACCGGCCGAAATGGTCGATGGAGTAGAAAAGGCGGCGGTCACTCTTAATTACGGAAATTTTCTTCAGGTATCTTTTGATTTTCTGATTATCGCATTTTCTATATTCTTATTTGTAAGGCTGATAAATAAATTTCTGATAAAAAAAGAAGAACCGGCTCCGGCTCCTTCGGCTCCTGTACCTTCCGATGAAGTAAAGTTATTAACGGAAATAAGAGATCTATTGAAAAAAGATGAGAAAGTATAA
- the panB gene encoding 3-methyl-2-oxobutanoate hydroxymethyltransferase, translating into MSTYTEDLRKVTTRRLIEMKQRGEKISMLTAYDYSMATLIDQAGMDVILVGDSASNVMCGNITTLPITLDQMIYHGRAVMNAVKRALVVVDMPFGSYQGNSKEAVASAIRIMKETGADCVKLEGGAEIKESIERILSAGIPIMGHLGLTPQSINKFGTYTVRAKEKAEAQKLIEDAHLLEELGCFAIVLEKIPAKLAEQVAKELTIPIIGIGAGGGVDGQVLVMHDMLGINKGFSPRFLRRYADLNSVITEAVQNYIKDVKTSDFPNEKEQY; encoded by the coding sequence ATGTCAACTTACACAGAAGATTTACGTAAAGTTACCACAAGACGTCTTATTGAGATGAAACAACGTGGAGAAAAAATCTCGATGCTTACAGCTTACGACTATTCCATGGCCACATTAATCGACCAGGCAGGAATGGACGTCATATTAGTCGGAGACTCGGCTTCCAATGTCATGTGCGGAAATATAACCACTTTACCCATTACCCTCGACCAGATGATATATCATGGCAGAGCCGTAATGAACGCGGTAAAACGTGCACTTGTTGTCGTAGATATGCCTTTCGGTTCTTATCAGGGAAACTCAAAAGAAGCAGTGGCTTCTGCCATACGTATTATGAAAGAGACAGGAGCCGATTGTGTGAAGTTAGAAGGCGGAGCAGAAATAAAAGAATCTATCGAACGCATTTTAAGCGCAGGAATTCCTATCATGGGACATCTGGGACTTACTCCACAATCTATAAATAAGTTCGGCACATACACTGTTCGGGCGAAAGAAAAAGCTGAAGCTCAAAAATTAATAGAAGATGCACATCTTCTGGAAGAATTGGGATGTTTTGCCATCGTATTGGAAAAAATCCCGGCAAAATTAGCTGAACAGGTCGCCAAAGAACTTACAATTCCTATAATAGGAATAGGCGCCGGAGGAGGCGTAGACGGTCAAGTTCTCGTAATGCACGACATGTTGGGAATCAACAAAGGGTTTTCTCCCCGATTTTTACGCCGGTATGCCGATTTGAATTCTGTAATAACCGAAGCGGTACAAAATTATATTAAAGACGTAAAGACTTCGGATTTTCCGAATGAAAAAGAACAATATTAA